Proteins from a genomic interval of Zingiber officinale cultivar Zhangliang chromosome 1B, Zo_v1.1, whole genome shotgun sequence:
- the LOC121976643 gene encoding SWR1 complex subunit 6-like has translation MEEENTGPFRRTSSRTKKIAAKMAAALASTDNRMQAAIARLESLENDNAVPEVMEFNDDDDASLDDDDQAYFQKKHSKNKRKTRQAKAIENAKKAPRTFMELLQESNIESLPPHVPTYLRAAVGPPSIRSRRHFCTVCGDAASYTCVRCGVRFCSCRCQVIHNDTRCLKFVA, from the exons ATGGAAGAAGAGAACACGGGGCCTTTTCGCCGGACTTCAAGCCGGACCAAGAAGATAGCCGCCAAGATGGCTGCCGCTCTCGCCAGCACCGATAACCGGATGCAG GCAGCGATTGCTCGCCTTGAATCTTTAGAAAATGATAATGCGGTGCCGGAGGTCATGGAAtttaatgatgatgatgatgcttcTTTGGATGATGACGATCAAG CTTATTTTCAAAAGAAACATTCTAAGAATAAGCGCAAGACTAGACAAGCAAAAGCAATTGAAAATGCAAAGAAAGCACCAAGGACATTTATGGAGCTCTTACAGGAA TCGAACATAGAGTCCTTGCCTCCACATGTCCCTACCTATTTGCGAGCTGCAGTTGGTCCTCCAAGCATAAGGTCCCGTCGGCATTTTTGCACTGTTTGCGGCGATGCTGCCAGCTACACCTGTGTCAGATGCGGAGTCCGATTTTGCTCTTGCCGTTGCCAAGTGATACATAATGACACTCGGTGTTTGAAGTTTGTAGCTTGA